In Helicobacter bilis, a genomic segment contains:
- the cysK gene encoding cysteine synthase A has translation MIAQNVTELIGKTPVIKLNKLSQKFGANIFGKCEFMNPNSSIKDRIAMAMIFDGMKHGTITQNTTIVEATSGNTGVGLAGVCASLGLRLIIVMPSSMSIERRKVMAALGAKIELTAPEKGMKGALERAEELRNTYKNSLSLNQFDNKANVAIHKETTAKEILESFKDTSIDIFVAGVGTGGSLTGIGSVLKEKYKDIHIVAVEPASSPVLSGGVPAPHKIQGIGAGFVPSILDTKIFNEILQVTNEEAFGMARTIASKEGLLVGISSGANVYAAKILAKKYPNANILTMLNDTGERYLSTELFEGGE, from the coding sequence ATGATAGCACAAAATGTAACAGAACTTATAGGCAAAACACCAGTTATAAAGTTGAATAAGCTTTCTCAAAAGTTTGGGGCAAATATATTCGGTAAATGCGAATTTATGAATCCTAATAGTTCAATCAAAGATAGAATCGCTATGGCAATGATCTTTGATGGCATGAAACACGGGACAATCACGCAAAATACTACGATTGTTGAAGCTACAAGCGGAAATACGGGCGTTGGCTTAGCGGGTGTATGTGCGTCTCTTGGACTGCGACTAATCATTGTTATGCCAAGCTCAATGAGTATTGAGAGAAGAAAGGTTATGGCAGCACTTGGTGCAAAGATAGAGCTAACCGCACCAGAAAAAGGCATGAAAGGCGCATTAGAGCGTGCAGAAGAGTTGCGTAATACTTATAAAAACTCTTTAAGCCTTAATCAATTCGACAATAAAGCAAATGTAGCAATCCATAAGGAAACAACCGCAAAAGAGATTTTAGAATCTTTTAAAGACACTTCTATTGATATATTTGTAGCAGGTGTTGGCACTGGTGGTAGCCTAACTGGTATTGGCAGTGTTTTAAAAGAAAAGTATAAAGATATACATATTGTAGCTGTAGAACCTGCAAGCTCCCCTGTGCTAAGTGGTGGTGTGCCTGCTCCACATAAGATTCAAGGCATTGGTGCGGGATTTGTGCCCTCAATCCTTGATACAAAAATTTTCAATGAAATATTGCAAGTAACAAATGAAGAGGCATTTGGTATGGCAAGAACTATTGCTTCAAAAGAAGGCTTACTTGTAGGCATATCAAGTGGGGCAAATGTGTATGCAGCAAAAATATTAGCGAAAAAATATCCAAATGCAAACATTCTTACAATGCTAAATGACACTGGTGAGCGTTATCTCTCAACAGAGCTATTTGAAGGTGGAGAATAA
- a CDS encoding adenylosuccinate synthase — MADVVVGVQWGDEGKGKVVDRFAKDYDYVVRYQGGHNAGHTIVVNGVKYALHLVPSGILYPQCKNIIANGVVIDLNALLQELKELNKALNPQASDNIRLLENRLFISHKAHVILPYHVMLDNLGENKRTKTIGTTGKGIGPTYADKIARNGIQIGDLLCEEKLRVKLQANFENLAHLNLNLDLESLAKELLDYAKIFAPFITDTTKLLWDSIKQNKKIMLEGAQGSMLDIDHGTYPFVTSSNTSIAGCLSGTGLNTRDIDEVIGITKAYCTRVGNGAFPTELHDETGKLLREKGFEFGTTTGRERRCGWLDLVAIKYAVRLNGCTKLALMKIDVLDGFSSVKVCVGYEYKGEVIDYVPYDLDVKPIYKSFKGWDKTAGLRDFDSLPKEAKEYIAFIESFVDCKVGFISTSPERDDLIVCE, encoded by the coding sequence ATGGCAGATGTTGTTGTCGGTGTGCAATGGGGTGATGAGGGTAAAGGTAAAGTCGTTGATAGATTCGCAAAAGATTATGACTATGTAGTGAGGTATCAAGGCGGACATAATGCGGGGCATACAATCGTAGTAAATGGTGTAAAATACGCCCTGCATTTAGTCCCAAGTGGTATCTTATATCCGCAATGTAAAAACATTATCGCCAATGGCGTAGTGATTGATTTAAATGCGTTATTACAAGAGTTAAAAGAGCTAAATAAGGCATTAAATCCACAAGCAAGTGATAATATAAGGCTTTTAGAAAATAGACTTTTTATCTCACATAAAGCACATGTGATACTGCCCTATCATGTTATGCTTGATAACTTAGGCGAGAATAAACGCACAAAGACTATCGGCACAACGGGTAAAGGTATAGGACCTACTTATGCAGATAAAATCGCAAGGAATGGCATACAAATAGGCGATTTGCTTTGTGAAGAAAAACTACGAGTAAAACTGCAAGCAAATTTTGAAAACTTAGCACATTTAAACCTTAACTTAGATTTAGAATCTTTAGCAAAAGAGCTATTAGACTATGCAAAAATCTTTGCTCCATTCATCACAGATACTACAAAATTGCTTTGGGATTCCATCAAACAGAATAAAAAAATTATGCTAGAAGGCGCACAAGGCAGTATGCTAGATATAGACCATGGCACATACCCATTTGTAACAAGCTCAAACACAAGCATTGCAGGTTGTCTCTCTGGCACAGGCTTAAACACAAGAGATATAGATGAAGTGATAGGTATCACAAAGGCGTATTGCACAAGAGTTGGCAATGGTGCTTTTCCAACGGAATTGCACGATGAAACAGGCAAGTTATTAAGAGAAAAGGGCTTTGAGTTTGGCACGACAACGGGCAGAGAGAGACGATGTGGTTGGCTTGATTTAGTCGCGATTAAATACGCTGTAAGGCTTAATGGCTGCACGAAACTTGCCTTAATGAAAATCGATGTGCTTGATGGCTTTTCATCAGTGAAAGTGTGCGTTGGTTATGAATACAAGGGCGAAGTTATTGATTATGTGCCTTACGACTTAGATGTAAAGCCTATTTATAAAAGCTTTAAAGGTTGGGATAAAACTGCTGGATTAAGAGACTTTGATAGCTTACCTAAGGAAGCAAAGGAATATATCGCTTTTATAGAATCTTTTGTAGATTGCAAAGTAGGCTTTATCTCTACAAGCCCAGAGAGAGATGATTTGATTGTGTGTGAATAG
- a CDS encoding ATP phosphoribosyltransferase regulatory subunit — protein sequence MILEHEIPEGSKLHFGLSAALKRKVENLSVNLFYKHGFEEIVSPTFVYQEHQKSFLNRDVIQLSSEKNHQIAMRNDSTIDVVRIITKRLGRSTTQKKWFYIQPVFSYPTIEHNQIGVECLDESEYLKILELGICIFKELGIKPLLQITNASIAKLCAENTELEYKDFATLNIERLQSIGFLAKLLQVNDVASLKEFLVICPSFLRIEIERLLELCSSSYENLICAPLLPVPVEYYDDLFFRMVLQNFTFLSGGISCIDEVKSCGFGIYTDNVVHYLLKQNKKDI from the coding sequence ATGATTTTAGAGCATGAGATTCCAGAAGGCAGTAAGCTTCATTTTGGGCTATCAGCAGCACTTAAAAGAAAGGTTGAGAATCTAAGTGTGAATCTTTTTTATAAGCATGGTTTTGAAGAGATTGTAAGCCCTACTTTTGTTTATCAAGAACACCAAAAAAGCTTTTTAAACAGAGATGTAATTCAGCTAAGCAGTGAAAAAAATCATCAAATAGCAATGCGGAATGATAGCACCATTGATGTCGTGCGGATTATTACAAAGCGGCTTGGTCGTAGCACTACGCAGAAAAAGTGGTTTTATATCCAGCCTGTGTTTAGCTATCCTACGATAGAGCATAATCAAATCGGGGTAGAATGCCTTGATGAGAGTGAATATCTAAAGATTCTAGAGCTTGGTATCTGTATCTTTAAAGAGCTAGGTATTAAGCCGCTTTTACAAATCACAAATGCAAGTATTGCAAAGCTTTGTGCGGAGAATACAGAGTTAGAGTATAAGGACTTTGCGACATTAAATATTGAGAGATTGCAAAGTATTGGCTTCCTTGCAAAGCTTTTGCAGGTCAACGATGTAGCAAGCTTGAAAGAATTTCTAGTCATATGCCCTAGCTTCTTACGCATTGAGATAGAGAGACTTTTAGAGCTATGTTCATCAAGCTATGAGAATCTTATATGCGCCCCGCTTTTGCCTGTGCCGGTTGAGTATTATGATGATTTATTTTTCCGCATGGTGCTTCAAAATTTCACATTTCTATCTGGAGGTATATCCTGCATTGATGAAGTAAAAAGCTGTGGTTTTGGAATCTATACAGATAATGTAGTGCATTATCTATTAAAGCAAAATAAAAAGGATATATAA
- a CDS encoding OmpA family protein: MEEKSSHWITISDMMSGIMMIFMMIAIAFMVTLENEKKQLEIQNEKMRDLAENYSNLQQELYKDLMQEFGKDLKKWDAFIDEDTTIRFQKQDILFDVGQKRVKERFQKILDDFFPRYVRILYGEKYRDFIEDIRIEGHTSKDWEGAQSLERRYLGNAELSQERAFQVLKYCFSLPSINDKQEWLIKLLRANGVSFAKPLASDELSRRVEFQASFKANEQIQKILQAGQNKKKDTQKKDRVKS; encoded by the coding sequence ATGGAAGAGAAGTCAAGCCATTGGATTACCATATCAGACATGATGTCTGGCATTATGATGATTTTTATGATGATTGCCATAGCCTTTATGGTAACTTTAGAGAATGAAAAAAAGCAGCTAGAAATACAAAATGAAAAAATGCGAGATTTAGCGGAGAATTATTCAAACCTGCAACAAGAACTCTATAAGGATTTAATGCAAGAGTTTGGCAAGGATTTAAAGAAATGGGACGCTTTCATAGATGAAGATACAACGATAAGATTCCAAAAGCAAGACATTTTATTTGATGTGGGACAAAAGAGGGTAAAAGAGAGATTCCAAAAGATATTAGATGATTTTTTCCCGCGTTATGTGCGTATTTTATATGGTGAAAAATACAGAGATTTTATAGAAGATATTAGAATCGAGGGGCATACCTCTAAAGACTGGGAAGGCGCACAATCACTAGAGAGAAGGTATTTAGGCAATGCGGAGTTAAGTCAAGAGAGAGCTTTTCAAGTGCTAAAATATTGCTTTTCACTACCTAGCATTAATGATAAGCAAGAATGGCTTATTAAACTTTTGCGTGCAAATGGGGTAAGCTTTGCAAAACCACTAGCAAGCGATGAGCTATCAAGAAGAGTTGAGTTTCAAGCAAGCTTTAAGGCAAACGAACAGATTCAAAAGATACTTCAGGCTGGACAAAATAAGAAAAAAGATACACAGAAAAAGGATAGGGTAAAAAGCTAG
- the acnB gene encoding bifunctional aconitate hydratase 2/2-methylisocitrate dehydratase: protein MENFVKEYENNVAERSKEGVPPLALNIAQTKQVIEILKGSDETNKAFCKDLLANRINPGVDDSAKLKAEFLGNIANGTEKCSVINSIEATKLLGTMLGGYNVPYLVKLIESSDSAVAKEAANALKHTLLVYDTFDTIANMSKTNALAKEIIESWANAEWFLSKPKLQDEIKLVVLKIDGETNTDDLSPASDAFTRSDIPLHAKAMLKSRIENYESRIENIKKIAKDNNASVVYVGDVVGTGSSRKSACNSIVWHFGNEIPYVPNKKSGGFVIGSIIAPIFFATCEDSGCLPIIANVDSLKEGDIITLKPYSGEILKDSKVVSTFSLSPVTIIDEIRAGGRIPLIIGRGLTNRARKFLGLEESKEFAQAEKPQKSTKGYTLAQKMVGIACGKDGVRPGEYCEPKATTVGSQDTTGAMTRDEVKELASLKFSADFVMQSFCHTAAYPKPADVSLQATLPDFMTSRGGVALRPKDGVIHSWLNRFCLPDTVGTGGDSHTRFPIGISFPAGSGLVAFAAVTGSMPLNMPESVLVRFKGKLNPGITLRDLVNAIPYYAIKQGLLTVPKQNKKNIFSGRILEIEGLEDIKVEQAFELSDASAERSAAACTITLNKEPIIEYLESNIALIDAMIKDGYGSAETLKRRAEKMREWINNPVLLRADKDAEYAAVIEIDLNEIKDPILACPNDPDDVATLSEILADPKRPKNIDEVFIGSCMTNIGHFRAFGEIMKNEGQSVTRTWLVPPTKMDSKQLSDEGYFSLFGAAGARIEVPGCSLCMGNQARVKDNAVVFSTSTRNFDNRMGKGAQVYLGSAELGAVCAKLGRLPKLEEYLQIVPQKLGENTNKVYKYLEFDKIKDFAL, encoded by the coding sequence ATGGAAAATTTTGTGAAAGAATATGAAAACAATGTTGCAGAAAGAAGTAAGGAGGGTGTGCCACCACTAGCTTTAAATATCGCACAGACAAAGCAGGTAATTGAGATTCTAAAAGGTAGTGATGAGACTAACAAGGCTTTTTGTAAGGATTTACTTGCTAATCGCATTAATCCGGGCGTTGATGATTCAGCAAAGCTTAAGGCAGAGTTTTTAGGCAATATCGCAAATGGCACAGAAAAATGCAGCGTAATAAATAGTATAGAAGCTACAAAGCTACTTGGCACAATGCTTGGCGGATATAATGTCCCCTATCTTGTTAAGCTTATAGAATCTAGTGATAGTGCGGTTGCAAAAGAAGCAGCAAATGCACTTAAACATACACTTTTAGTCTATGATACATTTGATACTATCGCAAATATGAGTAAGACAAACGCCCTTGCGAAAGAGATTATAGAATCTTGGGCAAATGCAGAGTGGTTTCTCTCAAAGCCGAAATTGCAAGATGAAATCAAACTTGTTGTATTAAAAATCGATGGCGAAACAAATACCGATGACTTAAGTCCTGCAAGTGATGCTTTTACGCGAAGTGATATTCCCTTGCATGCTAAAGCTATGCTAAAAAGCCGCATAGAAAATTATGAATCTCGCATAGAAAACATTAAAAAAATCGCAAAAGATAATAACGCAAGCGTAGTATATGTAGGCGATGTCGTAGGCACTGGAAGCAGTCGAAAGTCTGCTTGTAACTCTATTGTATGGCATTTTGGCAATGAGATTCCTTATGTGCCAAATAAAAAGAGTGGTGGCTTTGTTATAGGTAGTATTATCGCCCCTATTTTCTTTGCGACATGTGAGGATAGCGGCTGTTTGCCTATCATTGCTAATGTGGATTCTTTGAAAGAAGGCGATATTATTACGCTAAAGCCTTATAGTGGTGAGATTCTAAAAGATTCTAAAGTGGTAAGCACATTTAGCTTAAGCCCTGTTACTATCATTGATGAAATACGGGCAGGTGGAAGAATCCCCCTTATCATTGGGAGAGGCTTAACAAATAGGGCAAGAAAGTTTTTAGGCTTAGAAGAATCAAAAGAATTCGCACAAGCAGAAAAACCACAGAAAAGCACAAAAGGCTACACTCTAGCGCAAAAAATGGTAGGCATCGCATGTGGCAAAGATGGAGTAAGACCGGGTGAGTATTGCGAACCAAAAGCAACAACGGTAGGATCTCAAGATACCACCGGTGCGATGACAAGAGATGAAGTAAAAGAGTTAGCAAGTCTTAAATTTAGTGCTGATTTTGTTATGCAAAGCTTCTGTCATACTGCAGCTTATCCAAAACCAGCCGATGTAAGCTTGCAGGCTACTTTACCAGACTTTATGACAAGTCGCGGTGGTGTTGCCTTGCGTCCAAAAGATGGCGTTATTCACTCTTGGCTCAATAGATTCTGTTTGCCAGACACAGTTGGCACAGGTGGAGATTCTCACACTCGCTTTCCTATTGGTATAAGTTTCCCTGCGGGTAGTGGGCTTGTTGCATTTGCCGCGGTTACAGGGTCTATGCCGCTTAATATGCCAGAATCTGTTTTAGTGCGTTTCAAAGGGAAGCTAAATCCGGGCATTACGCTAAGAGATTTAGTGAATGCTATCCCTTATTATGCGATTAAGCAAGGGCTTTTAACCGTGCCAAAACAAAATAAAAAGAATATCTTTAGCGGTAGGATTCTAGAGATTGAAGGGCTTGAAGATATTAAGGTGGAACAAGCATTTGAGCTAAGTGATGCGAGTGCTGAGAGAAGTGCAGCAGCTTGCACCATTACGCTAAATAAAGAGCCTATTATTGAGTATTTGGAATCTAATATTGCCCTTATTGATGCGATGATAAAAGATGGCTATGGCAGTGCAGAAACCTTGAAAAGAAGAGCAGAAAAAATGCGAGAGTGGATTAATAATCCCGTGCTATTAAGAGCGGATAAAGACGCGGAATATGCAGCTGTTATTGAGATTGATTTAAATGAGATTAAAGATCCTATCCTTGCATGTCCTAATGACCCAGATGATGTAGCAACTTTGAGTGAGATTTTAGCTGATCCAAAACGACCAAAAAATATTGATGAAGTCTTTATTGGTAGCTGTATGACAAATATCGGGCATTTCAGGGCGTTTGGTGAGATTATGAAAAATGAAGGGCAAAGTGTTACTAGAACTTGGCTTGTGCCACCGACAAAAATGGATTCTAAGCAGTTAAGCGATGAGGGATATTTCTCTCTCTTTGGTGCGGCGGGTGCTAGGATTGAAGTGCCGGGCTGTAGCCTTTGCATGGGGAATCAAGCCCGTGTAAAGGATAATGCAGTAGTATTCTCTACATCAACCAGAAACTTTGATAACCGCATGGGTAAAGGCGCACAAGTTTATCTAGGCAGTGCAGAGCTAGGGGCAGTATGTGCGAAGCTTGGACGCTTACCAAAACTTGAAGAATATCTACAAATCGTGCCACAAAAACTAGGCGAGAATACAAACAAAGTGTATAAATACTTAGAGTTTGATAAGATAAAAGATTTTGCTTTGTAG
- the rpsU gene encoding 30S ribosomal protein S21 encodes MPGIKVKEVETFDEAYRRFKKQADRNLIVTECRSRRFFESATEQRKKRKINAKKKMLKRLYMLRRYESRL; translated from the coding sequence ATGCCGGGAATTAAAGTAAAAGAAGTCGAAACTTTTGATGAAGCATACAGAAGATTCAAAAAACAAGCTGATAGAAATCTTATCGTAACAGAATGCCGCTCAAGAAGATTCTTTGAATCTGCAACAGAGCAACGCAAAAAACGCAAAATCAACGCTAAGAAAAAAATGTTAAAGCGACTTTATATGTTAAGACGCTATGAATCTCGTCTGTAA